One window of Fusarium keratoplasticum isolate Fu6.1 chromosome 2, whole genome shotgun sequence genomic DNA carries:
- a CDS encoding C2H2-type domain-containing protein, which translates to MSDSKKGGAYGGAPSGDTDFRKTWDLDEYAAKAKEREAKEKEEAKARYEAKLAGKKYYKPLTGDETYTSARRNVIDLTQQVGKTQLVPAGAGVGKRGRGAGFYCEACDLTFKDNKQFVEHLNTPQHLLNTGQTTEVKRATAEEVHQRIEYYIRRREELEKEKQTSLHERLQLREEEAEKEAEERRKKRKEENERKKAKREEESKVKMEYGDDIRIEGEHDEDDMMAQMGFTGFGTSKK; encoded by the coding sequence ATGTCCGACTCCAAGAAGGGAGGCGCATACGGCGGCGCGCCATCGGGCGACACCGACTTTCGAAAGACTTGGGATCTTGACGAATACGCCGCGAAAGCCAAAGAACGCGAGGCtaaggagaaggaggaggccaaggcccgtTATGAAGCCAAGCTTGCGGGCAAGAAATACTACAAACCCCTGACGGGCGACGAGACATACACATCAGCGAGAAGAAATGTTATCGACCTCACTCAACAAGTTGGAAAGACACAGCTTGTTCCAGCGGGAGCAGGTGTCGGGAAGCGCGGTCGTGGAGCTGGTTTCTACTGTGAGGCTTGCGACCTCACGTTCAAGGACAACAAACAATTCGTGGAGCATCTCAACACACCGCAGCATTTGCTCAACACGGGTCAGACGACAGAGGTGAAGCGCGCAACGGCTGAGGAGGTACACCAGCGCATAGAATACTACATTCGACGGCGAGAGGAGCTggaaaaggagaagcagaCGAGCCTACACGAGCGACTGCAGCTacgggaagaggaggctgaaaaggaggccgaggagcgacgcaagaagagaaaggaagagaatgagaggaagaaggcaaaACGGGAAGAGgagtccaaggtcaagatggaATACGGAGACGACATCCGAATCGAGGGCGAgcatgatgaggacgacatgatggcaCAGATGGGATTTACCGGGTTTGGAACGTCAAAGAAGTGA
- a CDS encoding Diphthine methyl ester synthase: MLYLVGLGLSDETDITVKGLEVVKKASRVYLEAYTSILLVDQSVLESYYGRSITVADREMVESNSDEILRNAQNEDVAFLVVGDPFGATTHTDLVLRARELEIPVRTVPNASIMSGIGACGLQLYNFGQTVSMVFFTDTWKPASFYDRIKENREIGLHTLVLVDIKVKEQSLENMARGRLIYEPPRYMTVGQCAQQMLEIEDERKEGVYTKDSLAIGAARVGGVTEKFVAGTLEELCSADEELGPPLHSLVLLGRRTHELEHDYVRQFAVDKEKWDRLWKAEYGKQ; the protein is encoded by the exons ATGTTGTACCTCGTGGGCCTTGGTCTCTCTGATGAGACAGATATTACTgtcaagggtcttgaggttgtcaagaaggcctcgAGAGTCTACCTTGAGGCGTACACCAGTATCCTACTTGTAGACCAGTCGGTCTTG GAATCCTACTATGGACGATCGATTACGGTTGCCGACCGTGAGATGGTCGAGTCTAACAGCGATGAAATTCTACGAAATGCGCAAAACGAGGACGTAGCATTCCTCGTTGTGGGAGATCCATTTGG CGCAACAACACATACCGACCTCGTCCTGCGTGCCCGAGAACTCGAGATCCCCGTCCGAACTGTCCCCAacgcctccatcatgtccgGTATCGGCGCCTGCGGCCTCCAGCTCTACAACTTTGGCCAGACCGTCTCCATGGTGTTCTTTACAGACACGTGGAAGCCCGCGTCGTTCTACGATCGGATAAAGGAGAACCGAGAGATTGGTCTCCACACTCTGGTCTTGGTGgacatcaaggtcaaggaacAGAGCCTGGAGAATATGGCTCGAGGTCGTCTGATCTACGAGCCCCCACGATACATGACTGTGGGCCAGTGCGCCCAGCAGATGCTGGAGATTGAGGATGAGCGCAAGGAGGGCGTCTACACCAAAGACAGCCTGGCCATCGGTGCCGCTCGCGTGGGAGGCGTAACAGAGAAGTTTGTTGCCGGAACGCTGGAGGAGCTTTGCTCTGCTGATGAAGAGCTTGGCCCCCCTCTTCACAGTCTCGTGCTCCTCGGCCGAAGGACCCACGAGCTCGAGCACGACTATGTTCGACAGTTTGCTGTTGACAAGGAGAAGTGGGACAGGCTATGGAAGGCAGAGTATGGCAAGCAGTAG
- a CDS encoding GPI-anchor transamidase, with translation MNLSFLRFHALVAAALFATTILAEHTSNWAVLVCTSRFWFNYRHLANVLSMYRTVKRLGIPDSQIILMLPDDMACNPRNAFPGTVYSNSDRAVDLYGDNIEVDYRGYEVTVENFIRLLTDRVGAEMPRSKRLLTDDRSNILVYMTGHGGNEFLKFQDAEEIGAFDLADAFEQMWEKKRYHEILFMIDTCQANTMYSRFYSPNIIATGSSELDQSSYSHHADNDVGVAVIDRYTYYNLEFLENNVKDLNSQKTVGELFDSYDYDKIHSHAGMRYDLFPGGAENARSRLITDFFGNIQNVEVDRAGNLTLEEDLLALSKKIALLRQKEAEQAKEPSQEGSASAAASAPTEAAKRVQKAKALTDDNWWTKKVVGATALAGCALLWGLGSFLEG, from the exons ATGAACCTGTCCTTCCTTCGATTCCACGCCCTCGTGGCGGCGGCATTGTTCGCAACCACCATCCTAGCCGAGCATACCAGCAACTGGGCCGTTCTCGTCTGCACATCACGATTCTGGTTCAACTACCGCCACCTTGCCAATGTCCTCTCCATGTACCGAACCGTAAAACGCCTCGGCATCCCCGACTCCCAAATCATCCTGATGCTCCCCGACGACATGGCTTGCAACCCCCGCAACGCCTTCCCCGGAACCGTCTACAGCAACTCTGATCGCGCCGTCGATCTCTATGGCGACAACATCGAGGTTGACTATCGTGGCTACGAGGTTACCGTCGAGAACTTTATCCGTCTGTTGACCGATCGCGTTGGCGCCGAGATGCCACGAAGCAAGCGCCTTCTTACCGACGACCGGAGCAATATTTTGGTGTACATGACTGGTCACGGCGGAAACGAGTTCCTCAAGTTCCAGGATGCAGAGGAGATTGGCGCGTTCGATCTTGCCGACGCCTTCGAACAGAtgtgggagaagaagag ATACCATGAAATTCTCTTCATGATCGACACCTGCCAGGCCAACACCATGTACAGCAGGTTTTACTCTCCCAACATCATTGCTACCGGCTCATCCGAGCTCGACCAATCCTCATACTCGCATCACGCCGACAACGATGTTGGCGTGGCCGTTATCGATAGATATACCTACTACAACCTAGAATTCCTTGAGAACAACGTCAAGGACTTGAACAGCCAAAAGACCGTTGGCGAATTGTTCGATAGTTACGACTATGACAAGATCCATTCGCACGCTGGTATGCGCTACGATCTATTCCCCGGCGGTGCCGAGAACGCTCGCAGCCGTTTGATCACCGACTTCTTCGGCAACATTCAAAACGTCGAAGTCGACCGTGCTGGCAACCTGACCCTTGAGGAGGACTTGCTGGCCCTCAGCAAGAAGATTGCCCTGTTGCGACAAAAGGAAGCAGAGCAAGCCAAGGAACCTTCGCAGGAAGGATCTGCCAGTGCGGCCGCCAGCGCCCCGACGGAGGCTGCAAAGAGGGTccaaaaggccaaggccttgaCAGATGATAACTGGTGGACAAAGAAGGTGGTTGGCGCAACAGCTCTTGCGGGCTGCGCTCTCCTCTGGGGCCTAGGGTCCTTCCTTGAGGGTTGA
- a CDS encoding BTB domain-containing protein, producing the protein MPATRAEVAQVPNKDKFEKSISSKPFIFVVGEERKEFHIHKELIGQLSPVLNALVNGNMKEAREGRVEWLDLDVDTFVRFAKFAYSGNYTPAEPELIVPAVPDDAVALMSALEEQVGKALAGENVEEEEEADSSDQDDDSSASSEGSDTGEPIEVSSDDQETSEYSSSSEASSTLDNGGNGHLSRRPIDVSIDEHGIMHSYTALPYSLENYMIEWEKCLHYRYISHPDVPPHKRRRFDTDVGRIPPRPVNKKYEAMRIFIQPMYHPTPRAALRTGVNVNPHESYRPVFLSHARLYILADKYGVNRLRRLALARLHRTLTHYVVHRDRISDLVALAQEIFDNTMEMDDARALIVNYFVCFIEDIQDSPELEEALRRGGDFPAMLVSKMATRRI; encoded by the exons ATGCCCGCTACACGCGCCGAGGTGGCCCAGGTGCccaacaaggacaagtttGAGAA atccatctcttccaagcccttcatcttcgtcgttgGCGAAGAGCGCAAAGAGTTTCACATACACAAGGAACTCATCGGCCAGCTTTCGCCTGTTCTCAATGCCCTGGTCAATGGCAACATGAAGGAAGCCCGTGAGGGGCGCGTCGAGTGGCTTGACCTCGACGTCGACACTTTTGTCCGATTTGCCAAGTTCGCCTACTCGGGCAACTACACCCCGGCGGAGCCCGAGCTCATCGTCCCCGCCGTCCCGGACGATGCTGTCGCTCTCATGTCAGCACTGGAGGAGCAGGTTGgcaaggccttggctggtgagaatgttgaagaggaggaggaggcggactCATCGGACCAGGATGATGACTCTTCAGCTTCCAGCGAAGGCAGCGACACAGGCGAACCTATCGAAGTCTCGTCTGACGATCAAGAGACGTCCGAAtactcttcctcctcagagGCTTCATCTACACTGGACAACGGAGGGAACGGACACCTGAGCCGGCGCCCGATTGATGTGTCGATTGACGAGCACGGCATCATGCATTCCTACACCGCTCTGCCTTATTCTCTTGAAAACTACATGATCGAGTGGGAAAAGTGCCTACACTACAGGTACATCAGCCACCCCGACGTTCCCCCCCACAAGCGCCGACGTTTTGATACCGACGTCGGCCGGATCCCGCCCAGACCCGTCAACAAAAAGTACGAGGCCATGCGCATCTTTATCCAGCCCATGTACCACCCAACTCCTCGCGCGGCCTTGCGGACCGGCGTCAACGTGAACCCCCACGAGTCATACCGGCCCGTCTTTCTAAGTCACGCGCGCCTGTACATCTTGGCCGACAAGTACGGCGTAAACCGCCTCCGCCGACTAGCCCTGGCCCGTCTTCACCGGACCCTCACTCACTACGTCGTCCACAGGGACAGAATCTCCGACCTCGTCGCCCTGGCGCAGGAGATATTTGACAATACCATGGAAATGGACGACGCACGTGCCCTCATTGTCAACTACTTTGTCTGCTTCATCGAGGACATCCAAGACAGCCCAGAGCTTGAAGAGGCCCTGCGTCGAGGAGGCGATTTCCCTGCTATGTTGGTCAGCAAGATGGCAACGCGTCGCATATGA
- a CDS encoding Laccase 4: MYKTLYSFLSLVLATPISTLPETHHTQIQRREPCSGNTPSTRDQWCDFDIHSDYYTVTPETGVTREYWLEISEVLVALDGVERPAQAINGTIPGPTLFADWGDEVIVHLKSNLEGSTNGSSFHFHGTHQNYTNPQDGVVAITQCPVAPGSSITYKWRATQYGTSWYHSHFGLQTYDGVFGGLIIRGPASANYDEDVGTIMISDWSHRTVHQLLPEVARKGPALMDNVLINGTNVHGRDGQRNQTGQRFSMRFKKGKTYRLRLINVGIDTLYKFSIDHHTLKVIAVDFVSIKPYETDHVSLAIGERMDVLVTADQASEASSFWLRATPQQDCSKIADPDNVLGIVYYGSSNSTPTTKGPKFEDKCIDEPYESLVPVVPRNVGPPDHQFEQNANRTWNEDGIIKWTLNSTTMVAEWDNPSLLKLRTNTSFAPSNAVIRIPKPNAWVYLAIETNLDISHPIHLHGYDFQILAQGPGPYGPNITLNTKNPPRRDTALLPASGHLVLAFLTDNPGVWLMHCHIGWHAAEGFSLQFVVREDEIPALISEQQAKDINQGCKAWKEFTHNSEMEQDDSGI, from the coding sequence ATGTACAAGACTCTATATTCATTCCTGTCTCTCGTCCTTGCTACCCCTATCAGCACCTTGCCCGAAACACATCACACTCAGATCCAGCGAAGGGAACCCTGTTCCGGCAACACCCCCTCTACTCGAGACCAGTGGTGCGACTTTGATATCCATAGCGACTACTACACAGTCACACCGGAGACTGGCGTAACGAGAGAGTACTGGCTCGAGATCAGCGAAGTTCTCGTTGCTCTTGATGGAGTAGAGAGGCCAGCCCAGGCTATCAATGGGACAATACCAGGACCGACACTGTTCGCTGACTGGGGTGATGAAGTGATTGTTCACTTAAAGAGCAACCTAGAGGGCTCCACCAACGGCTCGTCCTTTCACTTCCACGGCACTCACCAAAACTACACCAACCCCCAAGATGGAGTCGTGGCCATCACCCAGTGCCCTGTTGCCCCCGGCTCGTCCATCACATACAAGTGGCGCGCCACCCAGTACGGCACATCGTGGTATCACTCGCACTTTGGCCTCCAGACGTACGATGGCGTCTTTGGCGGCTTGATCATCCGCGGCCCGGCCAGTGCAAACTACGATGAGGACGTGGGGACCATCATGATCAGTGACTGGTCTCATCGGACCGTCCACCAGTTACTCCCCGAAGTTGCACGTAAAGGCCCAGCTTTGATGGACAACGTCCTGATCAATGGCACCAACGTGCACGGGAGAGATGGTCAAAGGAACCAGACTGGGCAGCGGTTCTCCATGAGGTTTAAAAAGGGCAAGACATATCGTCTTcgtctcatcaacgtcggGATCGACACCCTGTACAAGTTCTCCATCGACCACCACACTCTCAAGGTTATTGCGGTCGACTTTGTCTCCATCAAACCATACGAAACCGATCACGTTAGTCTAGCTATCGGTGAACGTATGGATGTCCTCGTCACTGCCGACCAAGCCTCAGAAGCCTCTTCCTTCTGGCTCCGCGCCACCCCCCAGCAAGACTGCAGCAAAATCGCCGACCCAGACAACGTCCTGGGCATTGTCTACTACGGCTCAAGCAACTCTACACCCACTACCAAGGGCCCCAAGTTCGAGGACAAGTGCATAGACGAGCCCTACGAAAGCCTCGTCCCCGTTGTCCCGCGAAACGTTGGCCCTCCCGATCACCAATTCGAGCAAAACGCCAACCGCACATGGAATGAAGACGGCATCATCAAATGGACCCTCAACAGCACCACAATGGTCGCCGAATGGGATAATCCAtccctcctcaagctccgCACAAATACCTCCTTCGCCCCCTCCAACGCCGTCATCCGCATCCCCAAACCCAACGCCTGGGTATACCTTGCTATCGAGACCAACCTTGACATCTCCCACCCCATCCATCTTCATGGCTACGACTTCCAGATTCtcgcccaaggccctggacCCTACGGACCCAATATCactctcaacaccaaaaacCCTCCACGTCGCGATACCGCACTTCTCCCCGCTTCGGGACATCTCGTGCTTGCCTTCCTGACTGATAACCCTGGTGTCTGGTTGATGCATTGTCATATCGGATGGCACGCTGCGGAAGGCTTCTCGTTACAGTTTGTAGTACGCGAGGACGAGATCCCAGCCCTTATATCGGAGCAACAAGCCAAGGATATTAACCAAGGCTGTAAAGCATGGAAGGAGTTTACTCATAACTCTGAGATGGAGCAAGACGATTCTGGAATTTGA
- a CDS encoding SH3 domain-containing protein produces the protein MHARHARVHRRADGLFGFGNIAHEIQGSADTKKRHVEKREPQVIKTVFKTLEPTFEGEVGGYKTVGHEPEPTKAQNKAPVITHNAQKEADRDEDEDDEDQTEKQKEAAEKKKEQEEAKEKAAEEAAEKKKAQEEAAKEKAAEEAAEKKKAQEEAKEKAAEESAKEKAAEEAKTRNKSKDEDDEDETATEKATTTKPTRTRVLTTSGDHSSVPTVISEPTESSIESVLAKATGDVSGTAAVGAAEDISGSSTISSSSATAEASTSGGTSAGAKAGIAFGVLGGLLAVALIVFFIFNRRRKQAEMQRLENDDEKLNGPIGGGMGGMTGPMRSVTPEAPDVVETASVRTDAKAPRVSLRPVTQFLPNWNGLDNQKRTSKGAAMALAVPASTSAAAAGPLSPRTPGGSAWERPSTAQSTDPANPFGHQAERVPSPVQEESIQSRGAPSPIPEHSAPVAAAAAAAVPVAAASARSVSPQSPSSPVNDPFTANGPPISAGAAAGAAAAGAGAGVLARKTSMRNNGPPQLDLTIPPGPNHSLAAIPASPAGTEFSTASAAPGTPDGSSGAAAIAAAGGPANSAVHRVQLDFKPTLDDELELKAGDLVRLLHEYDDGWALCIRLDRSRQGVVPRTCLSTRPVKPRPAQAGPRPGPPVKPVGAPRGPGPNHPQGQRPMTPQGNFGPGRPASPAGRPMTPNGTRPQSPMGPPMGPHGRPAGPMSPGPRTQSPGPFQGPPGPRSQSPGPRQGPPNRAMSPGPRSQSPGPAGGRSQSPSGMNRRNSPPGPSPMNPSQAPRPVPSTGSVNRKPVPGQAY, from the exons ATGCATGCCCGGCACGCGCGCGTGCATCGCAGGGCCGACGGCCTATTCGGTTTCGGTAACATCGCTCATGAGATTCAAGGATCCGCCGACACCAAGAAGCGCCATGTAGAGAAGAGGGAACCAC AGGTCATCAAGACGGTCTTTAAGACCCTGGAACCCACTTTTGAAGGCGAGGTTGGCGGCTATAAGACGGTCGGTCATGAACCTGAGCCAACCAAGGCCCAAAACAAGGCACCTGTGATTACCCACAACGCCCAAAAGGAGGCCGACAgggacgaagacgaggacgacgaggatcaGACcgagaagcaaaaggaaGCAgctgaaaagaagaaggagcaggaagaagccaaggaaaaggccgcGGAAGAGGctgcagagaagaagaaggctcaagaagaagcggccaaggagaaggcggccgaagaagccgccgagaagaagaaggcacAGGAGGAAGCCAAAGAGAAGGCAGCAGAGGAGTCAGCAAAGGAAAAGGCGGCTGAAGAGGCAAAGACCCGCAACAAGagcaaggatgaggacgacgaggacgagaccGCGACCGAGAAGGCCACAACGACCAAGCCCACAAGGACTCGAGTCCTCACCACCAGCGGGGACCACTCATCCGTTCCTACCGTCATCAGCGAGCCTACGGAAAGCTCGATTGAATCTGTCCTTGCCAAGGCCACTGGCGATGTTTCCGGTACGGCCGCCGTTGGTGCTGCCGAAGATATCAGCGGATCCTCGACTATTTCCAGTTCCAGCGCCACGGCAGAAGCCTCCACATCCGGCGGTACCAGTGCCGGAGCCAAGGCTGGCATTGCGTTTGGTGTTTTGGGTGGACTTCTTGCAGTTGCCTtgatcgtcttcttcatcttcaacaggCGCCGCAAGCAGGCTGAGATGCAGCGACTGGAaaatgacgacgagaagctgAACGGCCCAATTGGAGGTGGAATGGGCGGAATGACTGGCCCCATGCGTTCAGTCACCCCTGAGGCCCCTGATGTTGTCGAGACTGCTTCTGTTCGCACTGACGCCAAGGCTCCTCGCGTGAGCCTCCGACCTGTTACCCAGTTCCTCCCCAACTGGAACGGTCTCGATAATCAGAAGCGCACAAGCAAGGGCGCTGCCATGGCCCTTGCTGTCCCTGCCTCtacctccgccgccgccgccggtCCTCTGTCTCCACGAACCCCTGGAGGCAGTGCCTGGGAGCGTCCTTCAACTGCTCAGAGCACCGATCCCGCCAACCCATTCGGTCACCAGGCTGAGCGTGTTCCTTCTCCTGTCCAGGAGGAGAGCATCCAGTCCCGCGGTGCTCCTAGCCCGATTCCTGAGCACTCTGCTCCtgtcgctgccgccgccgccgctgctgttCCTGTCGCTGCTGCCTCAGCTAGATCTGTCTCTCCTCAATCGCCTTCATCGCCCGTCAACGATCCCTTCACTGCCAATGGGCCTCCTATTTCTGCTGGCGCcgctgctggagctgctgctgctggagccgGAGCTGGCGTGCTGGCCCGTAAGACGTCGATGCGCAACAACGGTCCCCCGCAGCTTGATCTCACTATCCCTCCCGGTCCTAACCATTCTCTGGCCGCAATCCCTGCTAGCCCAGCTGGTACCGAGTTTAGCACTGCCTCTGCTGCCCCTGGTACTCCTGATGGCTCAAGCGGCGCCGCCGCTATTGCGGCTGCTGGAGGTCCTGCCAACTCGGCTGTTCACCGTGTCCAACTTGACTTCAAGCCCactcttgatgatgagctggaacTGAAGGCTGGTGATCTTGTGCGACTTCTCCACGAGTATGATGATGGCTGG GCGCTCTGCATCCGACTTGACCGCTCTCGCCAGGGTGTCGTGCCGCGCACTTGTCTGTCTACTCGCCCTGTCAAGCCTCGTCCCGCCCAAGCTGGTCCTCGCCCCGGACCTCCTGTGAAACCCGTTGGTGCTCCCCGAGGACCTGGACCTAACCACCCCCAGGGACAGCGTCCCATGACCCCCCAGGGCAACTTTGGCCCAGGTCGCCCTGCCTCGCCCGCTGGCCGTCCCATGACACCCAACGGCACCCGTCCTCAGTCCCCCATGGGACCTCCCATGGGACCCCACGGCCGTCCTGCTGGCCCGATGAGCCCCGGTCCTCGCACTCAGTCGCCGGGACCTTTCCAAGGACCTCCTGGACCCCGATCTCAGTCCCCAGGCCCCCGCCAGGGACCTCCTAACCGAGCCATGAGCCCTGGCCCTCGCTCACAGTCGCCAGGACCTGCTGGTGGTCGTTCCCAAAGCCCCAGTGGAATGAACCGACGAAACAGCCCCCCTGGGCCCAGCCCCATGAACCCTTCGCAAGCACCTCGCCCAGTTCCCTCCACCGGGTCTGTTAACAGGAAGCCCGTGCCCGGCCAGGCATATTGA
- a CDS encoding Protein bli-3 yields the protein MSFSNTSTGDAPADPYKKANLEDLPLQTKIEDLADFINKCKFGMMTTRGSASGNLVSRCMALAATETGGIDLLFHTNTESGKTDDLAADPHVNVSFVNPSGEWASIAGTATVDTDRSLVSKHYTPTLKAWLGDLGDGVHDGSENDPRIGVIRVKTVSSTYSLLAKNILSRVADVATSTVTGKPASPNSLREITEGDVRSWRASRE from the exons ATGTCTTTCTCCAACACTTCCACAGGCGATGCTCCCGCCGACCCCTACAAGAAGGCCAATCTCGAGGATCTTCCTCTCCAGACCAAGATTGAGGACCTGGCCGACTTCATCAACAAGTGCAAGTTTGGCATGATGACTACCCGTGGCTCTGCCTCGGGCAACCTCGTCTCTAGATGCATGGCGCTGGCCGCTACC GAGACCGGAGGCATCGACCTACTCTTCCACACCAACACCGAGTCTGGCAAGACTGACGACCTCGCCGCCGACCCTCACGTCAACGTCTCCTTTGTCAACCCCTCTGGAGAGTGGGCTTCCATCGCTGGAACTGCCACCGTTGATACCGACCGCAGCTTGGTGTCCAAGCACTATACTCCCACCTTGAAGGCCTGGCTCGGTgatctcggcgatggcgtgCACGATGGCTCCGAGAACGACCCTCGCATTGGTGTCATTCGCGTCAAGACCGTCTCGTCGACATACTCGCTtctggccaagaacatcCTTAGCCGCGTTGCTGACGTCGCCACGAGCACCGTCACCGGCAAGCCTGCCTCGCCCAACAGCCTGAGGGAGATCACGGAGGGAGATGTGCGATCGTGGCGCGCTTCGCGAGAGTAA